TCTTTCTAATGAATTTGAGTCTGCAGGACCTGGGCATTATTTCAGTTATTGTCCCCAAATCCATGGTAAATTCTCTCATGGACACCAGACACATCTCATATGTTGGTTGTGTTACTCaaaactttctctttctttcttttgaagcttCTGATTTATCCCTCCTGACAGCCATGGCATATGATCGGTATGTTGCCATTTGCCATCCATTGCACTATGAAATGGTGATGAATTGGAAAGCCTGCACTGAAATAATAATTCTAGTGTGGCTTGCTGGTCTTCTCTATGGAATGTTGCATACCATTGGCAGTTTTtccattctgttttgttctaatgTTGTCAACCAGTTCTTCTGTGAAAGTCCACAATTGCTAAAACTATCCTGCTCTGGTTTAAATTTACTTGAGGTTGGAATTATTGCAGCCAGTATCATTGCTTCACTAGGctgtcttatttttattattgtatctTATGTAGTGATCTTCAAGGCAGTGTTTAGAATCCCCTCTGATCAAGGTAGACAAAAAGCCTTATCCACATGTATTCCTCACCTTACAGTAGTGTCTATGTTATTATTAAGTGGATATTTTGCCTATGGGAGGCCTCCCCCTAACACACAATCTTACTTAGATTTTGGGTTGACTGCTGTATATTCCCTCCTTCCACCCCTGCTCAATCCAATCATCTATAGCATGCggaataaaaatatcaaatgtgTCATTTTTCAGCTGTGGAGATTCTGACAActtattttaatgttatttatattttgttcacaattttgctttttttccccttttaattcTATGAATAAAGGATTAAGGTAGAAAGTGATAGTTGATATGAAGGCAAATCCAGAATCTCAAACCAGAA
Above is a window of Ahaetulla prasina isolate Xishuangbanna chromosome 4, ASM2864084v1, whole genome shotgun sequence DNA encoding:
- the LOC131197482 gene encoding olfactory receptor 14J1-like translates to MDNQTTVSYFLLLEFSKNRHLQLLHFFFFFVLYLATVTANLLIISAVAFDHRLHSPMYFFLMNLSLQDLGIISVIVPKSMVNSLMDTRHISYVGCVTQNFLFLSFEASDLSLLTAMAYDRYVAICHPLHYEMVMNWKACTEIIILVWLAGLLYGMLHTIGSFSILFCSNVVNQFFCESPQLLKLSCSGLNLLEVGIIAASIIASLGCLIFIIVSYVVIFKAVFRIPSDQGRQKALSTCIPHLTVVSMLLLSGYFAYGRPPPNTQSYLDFGLTAVYSLLPPLLNPIIYSMRNKNIKCVIFQLWRF